A window of Cellulomonas fimi contains these coding sequences:
- a CDS encoding LacI family DNA-binding transcriptional regulator, with product MAGSVTLSDVAREAGVSLATASRAINGSANRTVRADLRDRVLAAAAKLRYTPDANAQAMARGRTTSLGLVVHDIADPYFSSIAAGVTRAADRAGLQVTLASTQHDPSREAGLVDLLKRQRARAIVIAGGRLDDPETTGELRDALADYRAVGGSAAVIGQPVLGVDAVVVANAQGAADLARALYERGYRSFAVLGGPDGHLTARERREAFVAELAELGVDVPTESVVASAFTHEGGEDAMRALLRAGDLPEVVFAVNDVMALGALAAARDAGVEVPRDVALAGFDDISTLRDVVPPLTTVRIPLVDIGIAATELALAEPSDEPRLTHVPTQVVLRDSTPAR from the coding sequence ATGGCGGGATCGGTGACTCTGAGCGACGTCGCGCGCGAGGCGGGCGTGTCGTTGGCGACCGCGTCGCGCGCCATCAACGGCAGCGCGAACCGCACGGTCCGCGCCGACCTCCGCGACCGGGTGCTCGCCGCGGCCGCGAAGCTCCGGTACACGCCGGACGCGAACGCGCAGGCGATGGCGCGCGGCCGCACGACGTCGCTCGGTCTGGTCGTGCACGACATCGCCGACCCGTACTTCTCGTCGATCGCGGCGGGCGTCACGCGCGCGGCGGACCGGGCCGGGCTGCAGGTCACGCTCGCGAGCACGCAGCACGACCCGAGCCGCGAGGCGGGACTCGTCGACCTGCTCAAGCGGCAGCGGGCGCGCGCGATCGTCATCGCCGGTGGTCGCCTCGACGACCCGGAGACGACGGGTGAGCTGCGCGACGCGCTCGCCGACTACCGCGCGGTCGGCGGCTCGGCGGCGGTGATCGGGCAGCCGGTCCTCGGCGTCGACGCCGTCGTCGTCGCGAACGCGCAGGGCGCGGCGGACCTGGCCCGCGCGCTGTACGAGCGCGGCTACCGCTCCTTCGCGGTGCTGGGCGGGCCCGACGGGCACCTCACGGCCCGCGAGCGCCGCGAGGCGTTCGTCGCCGAGCTCGCCGAGCTCGGCGTCGACGTCCCGACCGAGTCTGTGGTCGCGAGCGCGTTCACGCACGAGGGCGGCGAGGACGCGATGCGTGCGCTGCTGCGCGCCGGCGACCTCCCCGAGGTCGTCTTCGCGGTGAACGACGTCATGGCGCTCGGTGCGCTCGCGGCGGCGCGCGACGCGGGCGTCGAGGTGCCGCGCGACGTGGCGCTCGCAGGCTTCGACGACATCTCGACGCTGCGCGACGTGGTCCCGCCGCTGACGACGGTCCGCATCCCGCTGGTCGACATCGGCATCGCCGCGACGGAGCTCGCGCTCGCGGAGCCGTCGGACGAGCCGCGCCTGACGCACGTCCCGACGCAGGTCGTGCTGCGCGACTCGACGCCCGCGCGCTGA
- the eda gene encoding bifunctional 4-hydroxy-2-oxoglutarate aldolase/2-dehydro-3-deoxy-phosphogluconate aldolase, producing the protein MSDTDILDRLGAHRLVPVVVLDDAAHADPLAAALVAGGLPVAEVTFRTAAAPDAIRAMSARGDVLVGAGTVLTVTQVDQAVAAGAQFVVSPGTSRAVVERCHEHGVLALPGAVTATEVMAALELGVTTVKFFPAGTSGGAAAVAALAAPFGGVGFVPTGGIGPGNLAEYLALPSVRAVGGSWMVPKGLVNAGDLDGIRELTAAAVALAGTDRPT; encoded by the coding sequence GTGAGCGACACCGACATCCTCGACCGCCTCGGGGCGCACCGCCTCGTCCCGGTCGTCGTCCTCGACGACGCCGCTCACGCGGACCCGCTCGCGGCCGCCCTGGTGGCCGGCGGCCTCCCGGTTGCCGAGGTGACATTCCGGACCGCCGCCGCGCCCGACGCGATCCGCGCGATGAGCGCCCGGGGCGACGTGCTCGTCGGCGCCGGGACCGTCCTCACCGTCACACAGGTCGACCAGGCCGTCGCCGCCGGCGCGCAGTTCGTCGTCTCGCCCGGCACGAGCCGTGCGGTCGTCGAGCGGTGCCACGAGCACGGCGTGCTCGCGCTTCCCGGTGCCGTCACGGCCACCGAGGTCATGGCGGCGCTCGAGCTCGGAGTGACGACCGTCAAGTTCTTCCCCGCCGGGACGTCAGGCGGCGCGGCCGCCGTCGCGGCGCTCGCCGCACCGTTCGGTGGCGTCGGCTTCGTGCCGACCGGCGGGATCGGTCCTGGCAACCTCGCCGAGTACCTCGCCCTGCCGTCCGTCCGGGCCGTCGGGGGCTCGTGGATGGTGCCGAAGGGCCTCGTCAACGCCGGCGACCTCGACGGCATCCGTGAGCTCACCGCCGCGGCGGTCGCGCTCGCCGGCACCGACCGCCCGACCTGA
- a CDS encoding UxaA family hydrolase — protein MTATLRLADAVLVLRPDDHVGVATRDLQDGTVLALDAAPVHDTAGTPLHAAATDRDPTRADGQRDDRPVVAPGADAGTTVGGPVLVVRQSVPRGHKLALRPVAAGEQVRKYGQSIGRATRDIAVGDHVHTHNLGMDDEDREYEFGTARVTLPTPAGPPRTFDGYRRADGRWGTRNYVGIVTSVNCSASTARLVADQFRGRALDAFPHVDGVVALTHDTGCGLVPTSEGAQITRRTLRGYADHPNIAALLVLGLGCEMLPAQSLLDGLDLPADKPVRTLVIQENGGIRATVRAGVAAIEEMLPAVDALRRSPAPVSELVLGLNCGGSDGYSGITANPALGYASDLLVARGGTSVLAETPEVFGAEHLLLRRAVTREVGQKLLDRIDWWKQYTAAGGGTLDNNPSPGNKAGGLTTILEKSLGAVAKGGTAELAAVYEYAEPVRERGFTFMDTPGYDPVSVTGIVAGGATVVVFTTGRGSVLGCKPTPSIKVATNTATYLRMREDMDLNAGRIVDGTATVASVGEELFDLIVEVASGRQTVSEELDLGADEFVPWQLGAVT, from the coding sequence ATGACGGCCACCCTCCGCCTTGCCGACGCCGTGCTCGTGCTGCGTCCCGACGACCACGTGGGCGTCGCGACCCGCGACCTGCAGGACGGGACCGTCCTCGCGCTCGACGCCGCCCCGGTGCACGACACCGCGGGAACGCCGCTGCACGCCGCGGCCACCGACCGTGACCCCACCCGTGCGGACGGCCAGAGGGACGATCGCCCCGTCGTCGCCCCGGGTGCGGACGCCGGCACGACGGTCGGCGGTCCCGTGCTCGTCGTCCGGCAGAGCGTGCCCCGCGGGCACAAGCTCGCACTGCGGCCCGTCGCCGCGGGCGAGCAGGTGCGCAAGTACGGCCAGTCGATCGGCCGGGCGACCCGGGACATCGCGGTCGGTGACCACGTGCACACGCACAACCTCGGCATGGACGACGAGGACCGCGAGTACGAGTTCGGGACCGCACGCGTCACCCTGCCCACACCGGCCGGGCCGCCGCGCACGTTCGACGGGTACCGGCGGGCCGACGGCCGGTGGGGCACCCGCAACTACGTCGGCATCGTCACGTCGGTGAACTGCTCGGCGTCCACCGCGCGGCTCGTCGCCGACCAGTTCCGCGGCCGCGCGCTCGACGCGTTCCCGCACGTCGACGGCGTCGTCGCGCTCACGCACGACACCGGCTGCGGCCTCGTCCCCACGTCCGAGGGCGCCCAGATCACACGGCGCACCCTCCGCGGGTACGCCGACCACCCGAACATCGCCGCGCTGCTCGTGCTCGGCCTGGGCTGCGAGATGCTGCCCGCGCAGTCCTTGCTCGACGGCCTCGACCTGCCCGCCGACAAGCCCGTGCGCACCCTCGTCATCCAGGAGAACGGCGGCATCCGCGCGACCGTCCGCGCCGGTGTCGCCGCGATCGAGGAGATGCTGCCCGCCGTCGACGCGCTGCGCCGGTCCCCCGCACCCGTCTCCGAGCTCGTCCTCGGCCTCAACTGCGGCGGGTCCGACGGGTACTCCGGGATCACCGCGAACCCCGCGCTGGGGTACGCGTCCGACCTGCTCGTCGCCCGCGGCGGCACGTCCGTCCTCGCCGAGACGCCCGAGGTGTTCGGCGCCGAGCACCTGCTGCTGCGACGCGCCGTGACGCGCGAGGTCGGCCAGAAGCTCCTCGACCGCATCGACTGGTGGAAGCAGTACACGGCCGCCGGTGGCGGCACCCTCGACAACAACCCGTCGCCCGGGAACAAGGCGGGCGGGCTCACGACGATCCTCGAGAAGTCCCTCGGCGCCGTCGCGAAGGGCGGTACCGCCGAGCTCGCTGCCGTCTACGAGTACGCCGAACCGGTCCGCGAGCGCGGCTTCACCTTCATGGACACCCCGGGGTACGACCCCGTGTCGGTGACCGGCATCGTCGCCGGCGGGGCGACCGTCGTCGTCTTCACCACCGGACGCGGGTCCGTGCTCGGCTGCAAGCCGACGCCGTCGATCAAGGTGGCGACGAACACCGCGACCTACCTGCGGATGCGTGAGGACATGGACCTCAACGCGGGGAGGATCGTCGACGGCACCGCGACCGTCGCGTCCGTCGGCGAGGAGCTGTTCGACCTCATCGTCGAGGTCGCGTCGGGTCGCCAGACCGTCTCCGAGGAGCTCGACCTCGGCGCCGACGAGTTCGTCCCGTGGCAGCTCGGCGCCGTCACCTGA
- a CDS encoding LacI family DNA-binding transcriptional regulator, protein MVVTLRDVARLAGVSPATASRALSAPDLVAPARREQVQRAARELGYRPNRAARELITGRTGNLCLVVPDLENPFFAAVAKGVQARARTLGHAVFVADAEEDPRMESELVAHLGGQVDGAILCSPRMTDADLDRLSAEVPLVLVNREHAPLPSVVIDNADGVRQAVTHLHALGHRRVAYAGGPADSWSDSRRRLGLQDVSHGLSDVEVVNLGHFAPVFAGGVAAADLVAASGATAVLAHNDLVALGILNRLQARGLRVPEDVSVVGYDDIPAATLVSPALTTVTVPLARLGREAVDLLVAHGLRAGRQSAAERALAEALTVATDRFAEPAAPSATDGVRQRPGDDSAPHSRDTGDAPAPRTTAVETAGPAPVRLRVELVVRGSTSTAPRPTTMESDR, encoded by the coding sequence GTGGTCGTGACGCTGCGCGACGTCGCGCGCCTCGCCGGGGTCTCCCCCGCGACGGCGTCCCGCGCACTGAGCGCCCCCGACCTGGTGGCGCCTGCCCGACGCGAGCAGGTGCAGCGCGCCGCCCGCGAGCTCGGCTACCGCCCCAACCGCGCGGCACGAGAGCTCATCACCGGCCGGACCGGCAACCTCTGCCTCGTCGTGCCCGACCTCGAGAACCCGTTCTTCGCGGCGGTCGCCAAGGGCGTGCAGGCCCGCGCACGGACGCTCGGTCACGCCGTGTTCGTGGCGGACGCCGAGGAGGACCCGCGCATGGAGTCCGAGCTCGTCGCCCACCTCGGCGGCCAGGTCGACGGCGCGATCCTCTGCTCGCCACGCATGACCGACGCGGACCTCGACCGGCTCTCGGCCGAGGTCCCCCTCGTCCTCGTCAACCGCGAGCACGCGCCTCTGCCCTCCGTCGTCATCGACAACGCCGACGGCGTCCGGCAGGCCGTCACGCACCTGCACGCACTCGGCCACCGGCGTGTGGCATACGCCGGCGGTCCGGCGGACTCGTGGTCGGACAGCCGTCGTCGGCTCGGGTTGCAGGACGTCTCGCACGGGCTGAGCGACGTGGAGGTCGTGAACCTCGGGCACTTCGCACCGGTCTTCGCGGGCGGCGTCGCCGCGGCCGACCTGGTCGCCGCGAGCGGGGCGACGGCCGTCCTCGCGCACAACGACCTCGTCGCGCTCGGGATCCTCAATCGGCTCCAGGCGCGCGGCCTGCGCGTCCCCGAGGACGTCTCCGTCGTCGGCTACGACGACATCCCCGCCGCCACGCTCGTCTCACCCGCCCTCACCACGGTGACCGTGCCGCTCGCGCGGCTGGGCCGCGAGGCGGTCGACCTCCTGGTCGCACACGGCCTGCGCGCCGGCCGGCAGTCCGCCGCCGAGCGCGCCCTCGCCGAGGCCCTCACGGTGGCGACGGACCGGTTCGCCGAGCCGGCCGCACCGTCCGCCACGGACGGCGTGCGGCAGAGGCCCGGTGACGACAGCGCACCCCACAGCCGCGACACCGGCGACGCGCCAGCCCCCCGGACGACGGCGGTCGAGACCGCCGGGCCCGCCCCTGTCCGGCTGCGCGTCGAGCTCGTCGTCCGCGGCTCGACCAGCACCGCACCTCGTCCCACGACCATGGAGAGCGACCGATGA
- a CDS encoding sugar kinase, giving the protein MSDLVIRPAEETRYDAVSLGEVMLRLDPGEGRIRTTRSFRVWEGGGEYNVSRGLRRAFGLRTAIVTALADNEVGRLVEDCILTGGLDTSFIKWVPYDGVGRTVRNGLNFTERGFGVRGAVGVSDRGHTAAAQLAPGDIDWEHLFGDLGVRWFHTGGIFAALSDGAAETVIEAVTVARKHGTVVSYDLNYRPSLWKAIGGQARAQEVNRAIAPFIDVMIGNEEDFTASLGFEVEGVDENLSELEIGSFAAMIDRVAEAYPNFKVIATTLRTVRSASVNDWGALAWSRATGVVRATHRERLEILDRVGGGDSFASGLAYGLIAGEGLATAVEYGAAHGALAMTTPGDTTMVTKAEVLKLAGGGGARVDR; this is encoded by the coding sequence ATGTCCGACCTGGTGATCCGCCCGGCCGAGGAGACGCGCTACGACGCGGTGTCGCTCGGAGAGGTGATGCTGCGCCTCGACCCCGGCGAGGGACGCATCCGCACGACCCGGTCGTTCCGCGTGTGGGAGGGCGGTGGCGAGTACAACGTCTCCCGCGGCCTGCGTCGCGCGTTCGGGCTCCGGACCGCGATCGTCACGGCGCTCGCCGACAACGAGGTCGGCAGGCTCGTCGAGGACTGCATCCTCACCGGCGGGCTCGACACGTCGTTCATCAAGTGGGTGCCCTACGACGGGGTCGGGCGCACCGTGCGCAACGGCCTCAACTTCACGGAGCGCGGCTTCGGGGTGCGCGGGGCGGTCGGGGTCAGCGACCGCGGGCACACGGCCGCCGCGCAGCTCGCTCCCGGTGACATCGACTGGGAGCACCTGTTCGGTGACCTCGGGGTCCGCTGGTTCCACACCGGGGGGATCTTCGCAGCGCTCTCGGACGGCGCCGCCGAGACCGTCATCGAGGCGGTGACCGTCGCGCGCAAGCACGGCACCGTCGTCTCGTACGACCTCAACTACCGCCCGAGCCTGTGGAAGGCGATCGGCGGCCAGGCCCGCGCACAGGAGGTCAACCGCGCGATCGCCCCGTTCATCGACGTGATGATCGGCAACGAGGAGGACTTCACCGCGTCGCTCGGGTTCGAGGTCGAGGGCGTCGACGAGAACCTGAGCGAGCTCGAGATCGGGTCGTTCGCGGCCATGATCGACCGTGTCGCCGAGGCGTACCCGAACTTCAAGGTCATCGCGACGACCCTGCGGACCGTGCGCAGCGCGTCCGTCAACGACTGGGGTGCGCTGGCCTGGTCGCGAGCGACGGGGGTGGTGCGGGCGACGCACCGCGAGCGTCTCGAGATCCTCGACCGCGTGGGCGGCGGCGACTCCTTCGCCTCGGGTCTGGCGTACGGGCTCATCGCGGGCGAAGGGCTCGCGACAGCCGTCGAGTACGGCGCCGCGCACGGTGCGCTCGCGATGACGACGCCGGGCGACACGACGATGGTGACGAAGGCCGAGGTGCTGAAGCTCGCGGGCGGTGGTGGGGCCCGCGTCGATCGCTGA
- the uxaC gene encoding glucuronate isomerase has translation MARPAWTLHPDRALPSDPVVRPIAREIAEQTLRLPIVSMHGHVDAGLLARDEPFPDPAALLVVPDHYLVRMLVSQGVPHDALGVPRRDGQPVETDPRAIWRTFAAHWHLFRGTPTRYWMEHVLVDVFGVSERLSAESADRVYDHLVERLADPAYRPRALFERFGIEILATTDPATSTLPDHATLDADGWGERVVPTFRPDALLHVDRPGWRDDVALLGDVTGTTVDGYRALVSALEERRRAFVAAGARATDHGHLAAGAAPLSDSVAERIVADALRGRVDARDAAAFSGHMLFEMARMSTEDGLVMQLHPGVLRDHDPAVFAARGPDVGYDIPVPTEYVRALRPLLESFGHHPNLRLVLFTVDEDTFSRELAPLAGVYPAVRLGAPWWFLDTPDGMRRYREAVTDTAGLYNTTGFVDDTRAFCSIPARHDLARRIDAGFLARLVAEHRLDLDEAVQSAVDLAYRIPREAYAPSRRGNAFPSEPALATAAKEHA, from the coding sequence ATGGCGCGTCCCGCCTGGACACTGCACCCCGACAGAGCGCTGCCCAGCGACCCGGTCGTCCGTCCGATCGCCCGCGAGATCGCGGAGCAGACGCTCCGCCTGCCGATCGTGTCGATGCACGGCCACGTCGACGCCGGCCTGTTGGCGCGCGACGAGCCCTTCCCCGACCCCGCTGCCCTGCTCGTCGTCCCCGACCACTACCTCGTGCGCATGCTCGTCTCGCAGGGGGTCCCGCACGACGCGCTCGGCGTCCCCCGGCGGGACGGGCAGCCGGTGGAGACCGACCCGCGCGCGATCTGGCGGACGTTCGCGGCGCACTGGCACCTGTTCCGCGGTACGCCGACGCGCTACTGGATGGAGCATGTCCTCGTCGACGTGTTCGGGGTGTCCGAGCGGCTGTCCGCCGAGTCGGCCGACCGTGTGTACGACCACCTCGTCGAGCGGCTCGCCGACCCTGCCTACCGCCCGCGCGCGTTGTTCGAGAGGTTCGGCATCGAGATCCTGGCGACGACCGACCCGGCCACCTCCACCCTTCCCGACCACGCGACGCTCGACGCCGACGGCTGGGGCGAGCGCGTCGTGCCGACCTTCCGCCCCGACGCTCTGCTGCACGTCGACCGGCCCGGCTGGCGCGACGACGTCGCGCTGCTCGGCGACGTGACCGGGACGACGGTCGACGGTTACCGCGCGCTCGTGTCCGCCCTGGAGGAGCGCCGTCGGGCGTTCGTCGCCGCCGGTGCGCGGGCGACCGACCACGGGCACCTGGCGGCGGGCGCCGCGCCGTTGAGCGACTCCGTCGCCGAGCGGATCGTCGCCGACGCGCTCCGCGGGAGGGTGGACGCGCGGGACGCGGCGGCCTTCTCCGGTCACATGCTGTTCGAGATGGCCCGCATGTCGACGGAGGACGGGCTGGTCATGCAGCTGCACCCGGGCGTGCTGCGCGACCACGACCCGGCCGTCTTCGCGGCGCGCGGGCCGGACGTCGGCTACGACATCCCGGTCCCGACCGAGTACGTGCGCGCGCTGCGGCCCCTGCTGGAGTCGTTCGGGCACCACCCGAACCTGCGCCTGGTCCTGTTCACGGTGGACGAGGACACGTTCAGCCGCGAGCTCGCCCCGCTGGCGGGTGTGTACCCCGCCGTCCGACTGGGCGCGCCGTGGTGGTTCCTCGACACCCCCGACGGCATGCGCCGGTACCGCGAGGCGGTCACGGACACCGCGGGGCTCTACAACACGACGGGATTCGTCGACGACACGCGCGCGTTCTGCTCGATCCCCGCGAGGCACGACCTGGCGCGCCGGATCGACGCGGGCTTCCTCGCGCGACTCGTCGCCGAGCACCGGCTCGACCTGGACGAGGCCGTCCAGTCGGCCGTGGACCTGGCGTACCGGATCCCTCGGGAGGCGTATGCTCCCTCTCGGAGGGGAAACGCTTTCCCGTCCGAGCCGGCCCTGGCCACCGCTGCGAAGGAGCACGCGTGA